ACAGCTACAGTTCGAACAGAAGAACAGGGGACCCAGGACAGAGCCCTGAGGAACACCACATGTGAGATGAGGAACCAGGTTCCATCTGACTTGCACAAGCCATCTTTGACTCTTCAAATGAGCAAAATGTCTGTTCAGCTGTCTATCCTTCAACATGGCCGCCTGTAACCACAGGAAActacttttaaaacaaaatgtctacATTTATTAACTTGATAAAGCAGCAACACTGGAACACAAAgggacaaataaaagaaacaataaaaacagtttgttgaTTACGATAACATGCTAACAGGCTCAGTTCAGCTCTACAGTCGGATCTGATTGATCTTATTATTGATCCATTTGACTTTGACCTTGGAGAAGAATGGAGGGCTGTGACTGGTGGAGACATCGAGGAGGCGGTTCTCCTCCAGGTTCCGCCGGATGGAGCGAACATCCGCAGCTGATAGGCCGGTTTTCAGAGACAGCAGCGCTGACACGTGAGCGTCACTGAGGAGAAACGACACAGAGGAGTgatcataaaaacatgaaaagtaTTGATGATCACACTGACTCACTTTAACCAACAGGTGAACACGTCATGTGACTCACACGTGATTTACAGGTATGATTACATGAAGCAGCTGAGTCACTTTTTAGTTCAGGGAACAGAAGTGAGACAAGTGAAGAAGATCTCAGGTGACCTGACTCCTCTCAGTATCACCGCAGACACCTGAGCCCACCTGGACACACCTGCCGTCTCCCACGGCAACCAGGTTTTTCTCACACAGCAGATCCAGGTCACATTGTTCATGAAAACACACGACGACGACAGAACATTAAACCaatgacacacagagagaaagtgaaatgagTTCAAAGTATGTTaattctgtaaaaaacatgataaGACCTGACAGAGTCACACCTACACGGAACTAACATGTTAAATAACGTCTCTCGACCTAAAGGTGAATGTTCAAGTTGGTCAAATATTAAAACGAGACACGAGAGGACgaagctttttaatttatttacaaaCATTAAACCATGAATATGAACATATGAACATGTACATCTACATAtgttcacacacataaacatgtatatGACGTATGGAAACCTGaacgtctctgattggctgagcagGAACGTCTGCACCTCGTCACCTGTTGGTTCAGGTGAGAGAACGTCGAGTGTGTACCTGAGGTCGGGGAACGTTCTAGCCAGACTGACCAGCTCCAGCTGAACGTTTCCTGGATCCTGCAGACGGAGAACCTCCGCAATGCGACAGAGAACGTCGCCGAGCCACAAGGGGGCGCTGCAGCCCTGGcgacacaaacaaactgtcGTCAGGAAACACGCACAGTACTCGAGTAAAAATACTTAGTTACATTGCACCACGGAGCAACTCACCCCATCTTTGAAGAAGTCGTTGATCTTCTGAGCGTCTTCTTTCATCCGCTGGGCTCCGCCCACCTGTTGctctcttttcttcatcttggtcttcatcatcctcttcacGTACTGAAGAACCACTTCCTGGTGGACGACGGTCAGCAGAGACTACAGGTACAGACAGGCGAGAcacagagaggtgagacagacaggtgagacagacaggtgagacacagacaggtgagacacagacaggtgagacagacaggtgagacagacaggtgagacacagacaggtgagacagacaggtgagacacagacaggtgagacacagagaggtgAGAAAGACAGGcaagacacagacaggtgagacacagacaagtgagacagacaggcgagacacagagaggtgagacagacagtgagacagacaggtgagacacagacaggtgagacagacaaggtgagacacagacaggtgagacacagagaggtgagaaagacaggtgagacacagacaagtgagacagacaggtgagacagacaggtgagacacagacaggtgagacagacaggtgagacagacaggtgagacacagacaggtgagcacaCTGTCTCACCTCTCTGCACGTTGCGTTCAGGTCAGTCAGGGCCATCAGCTGCCGGCTCAGAGAGCTCAGCAAAGAGTCGACAACAGGAAGTTCCCCGTCCAACCACACAGACGTCCACAGGTGACTgtaacacacctgaacacacacatacacactgtgtaCCTGGTTCTTGCAGTATAGTCAGTACAGGAAGTATTTTGTACCTTCAGCAGCATGCGAATGGGACAGGTAAAATACCTGTACCCACAATCCCTCAGGGCAGACAGAGTGTCCAGACAGTGACGTTGCTGCTGCCCAGTCAGACTTCCTGTCGGATCTGTGATGTATTTCCTGAGGAAAGTCagaatcagccaatcagctgcagagaaacaggtCAGGAGTCGTGCAGGGATCGAGCAGGTGATCTCACCTGAACTGCTGCTCACAGACCAGGTGAGCTTTGACCACTGAGTCCATGTTACCTTGGTTTCTCCTCACAAACTCCTTCATGCTCGTCTCATAGCTGGAACACATGTTATTTCATGAATTTACACATCAACTGCCCCAcccactgctgtgtgtgtgtggtctaccTGTGGAGGAAACTCTCCAGGTGAGCTGTGATCCTCTGAATCCTGCTCTGGTCTCTGATCACATGATGGAACTCAGTCACTGAGCTGTTGAtcacctggaaacacaaacacctgaacAGACGTACTGCAGTCCAGGTCAAATCCAGGTACACCTGCCGAACACCTGTTTAAATACACACCTGGATTCCAGGTGTTTCATACAAGTCTTCTACTCATGACATATGCACTGTCTCTtatctgtctctcacctgtctctcacctgtccctcacctgtctctcacctgtatGACATCAGCAGCCAGTGGACTGAAGTAGTAGGTGTCGATGATCTCCGGTGTGTCTCCGCTCCACCAGCTGTCCTCTTCTATCTTTAAGGCTGTTCTCAGCCACAGCTTCACTTGGTCCTGAAGAACGAAACGTTCAAACACACGACTGATTCTGGTTCGGAAAAACCTTCTGAGCTCTTTCACtcactttctgttttcaggCTGTTGATGGACACAACATATATTTGACATTTGATCGTTCACTTGGCTTCATTTTAAAGAGTGTGGGTGCCGGCTGGTCTTCACCTCTTTGTGGCTCAGGTACTGTTCCTCCAGCGGCTCCAGGTGGTCCTGCCGCAGCAGAGAACCCAGACAGGCCGTCTTTATCTGTCCATCCAGGTCCTCGTGTTTCAGAACTGTTCTGAggtggaaacacactgaaataaaagaacGGCTTCACACCTCCACCTACTCTGATACTTGTGATGATTCTCTCAAACTGTGCTGATCAATAACTCTGATCTGATCAATGAGTCAATtcagtttcatggaaattttaattagaaaaaacCTAATGAACCCATAATCACCTGAggaaaaaataacagtaaaagaCTGAGCGAGAAGATGAAACAAGAGGTTCAATCATCCTGTCTGCAGCGACATGAAGGTGTGTTCATGACGACTCGACACCACATGCTCACAGCTCTTCACTGTGCACAATTGTCACGTTTTTTAACATATcgatcatttatttttgaatataaACCTTGGTAAATGTTATTAGTCCTGGTTTAGGTTGAGGATCTATGGTTTCATACTGACTCACTGTGGGTAGCAGTCATTGACCCAGAGCAGCAGGTAGCTGCAGTCGTCTATTCCCAGAGCAGAAGCAGCGAGTTCAGTGAGTCGAGCAGAGAACCTCTGATGGTAGAATCCAGCATAGATGTTCAAGATGTCCATGTGTGGAGGGTA
This window of the Hippoglossus stenolepis isolate QCI-W04-F060 chromosome 20, HSTE1.2, whole genome shotgun sequence genome carries:
- the LOC118104006 gene encoding tumor necrosis factor alpha-induced protein 2 isoform X1, with product MREDELDREVQEDQELEEISRRLIIQEELLFNSSSEDEDQLLREFEALKLKIWMAIHNTFPLSSSSGQLDVLRSAVASIQQQEAQDQRWTCRPHDRLPVWRPLNCVRTHNTLLQNMVASRLTKAAEDELSGTHSLSSPMKRQVCRMGKRVKDDLLTVARTVKDCYPPHMDILNIYAGFYHQRFSARLTELAASALGIDDCSYLLLWVNDCYPQTVLKHEDLDGQIKTACLGSLLRQDHLEPLEEQYLSHKEDQVKLWLRTALKIEEDSWWSGDTPEIIDTYYFSPLAADVIQVINSSVTEFHHVIRDQSRIQRITAHLESFLHSYETSMKEFVRRNQGNMDSVVKAHLVCEQQFRKYITDPTGSLTGQQQRHCLDTLSALRDCGYRYFTCPIRMLLKVCYSHLWTSVWLDGELPVVDSLLSSLSRQLMALTDLNATCRESLLTVVHQEVVLQYVKRMMKTKMKKREQQVGGAQRMKEDAQKINDFFKDGGCSAPLWLGDVLCRIAEVLRLQDPGNVQLELVSLARTFPDLSDAHVSALLSLKTGLSAADVRSIRRNLEENRLLDVSTSHSPPFFSKVKVKWINNKINQIRL
- the LOC118104006 gene encoding tumor necrosis factor alpha-induced protein 2 isoform X2 produces the protein MAIHNTFPLSSSSGQLDVLRSAVASIQQQEAQDQRWTCRPHDRLPVWRPLNCVRTHNTLLQNMVASRLTKAAEDELSGTHSLSSPMKRQVCRMGKRVKDDLLTVARTVKDCYPPHMDILNIYAGFYHQRFSARLTELAASALGIDDCSYLLLWVNDCYPQTVLKHEDLDGQIKTACLGSLLRQDHLEPLEEQYLSHKEDQVKLWLRTALKIEEDSWWSGDTPEIIDTYYFSPLAADVIQVINSSVTEFHHVIRDQSRIQRITAHLESFLHSYETSMKEFVRRNQGNMDSVVKAHLVCEQQFRKYITDPTGSLTGQQQRHCLDTLSALRDCGYRYFTCPIRMLLKVCYSHLWTSVWLDGELPVVDSLLSSLSRQLMALTDLNATCRESLLTVVHQEVVLQYVKRMMKTKMKKREQQVGGAQRMKEDAQKINDFFKDGGCSAPLWLGDVLCRIAEVLRLQDPGNVQLELVSLARTFPDLSDAHVSALLSLKTGLSAADVRSIRRNLEENRLLDVSTSHSPPFFSKVKVKWINNKINQIRL